In a genomic window of Brassica rapa cultivar Chiifu-401-42 chromosome A10, CAAS_Brap_v3.01, whole genome shotgun sequence:
- the LOC103845181 gene encoding (DL)-glycerol-3-phosphatase 2, producing the protein MSTPATAGRGSITHVIFDMDGLLLDTEKFYTEVQEIILARFNKTFDWSLKAKMMGRKAIEAARIFVDESGISDSLSAEDFLVEREAMLQELFPTSELMPGASRLIKHLHAKNIPICIATGTHTRHFDLKTQRHKELFSLMHHVVRGDDPEVKQGKPAPDGFLAASRRFKDGPVDPQKVLVFEDAPSGVLAAKNAGMNVVMVPDPRLDISHQDVADQIMTSLLDFKPEEWGLPPFEDSN; encoded by the exons TCGACATGGACGGCCTTCTTCTCG ACACGGAGAAGTTTTACACTGAGGTACAGGAGATCATACTTGCTAGATTCAACAAAACTTTTGATTGGTCTCTCAAGGCTAAGATGATGGGAAGAAAAGCTATTGAAGCTGCCAGGATCTTTGTTGACGAAAGCGGCATCAGCGACTCGCTTTCAGCTGAGGACTTTCTTGTCGAGAGAGAGGCCATGCTGCAAGAACTCTTCCCTACTAGTGAGCTTATGCCTG GGGCTAGCCGGCTCATCAAGCATCTCCATGCTAAGAACATTCCTATTTGTATAGCTACGGG AACTCACACACGTCACTTTGATCTAAAAACCCAAAGACACAAGGAGCTCTTCTCACTGATGCATCACGTAGTTCGCGGAGATGATCCTGAGGTGAAGCAAGGAAAGCCTGCCCCTGACGGTTTTCTCGCTGCATCTAGGAGATTTAAG GATGGTCCTGTTGACCCACAAAAGGTTCTGGTATTTGAAGATGCTCCTTCCGGAGTTCTTGCTGCTAAAAACGCCGGAAT GAACGTGGTGATGGTACCGGATCCTAGACTAGATATATCTCACCAAGACGTTGCAGATCAAATCATGACTTCGCTACTCGATTTCAAACCAGAGGAATGGGGTTTGCCTCCATTCGAGGATTCAAACTAA